A region from the Lysobacter sp. BMK333-48F3 genome encodes:
- a CDS encoding ABC transporter ATP-binding protein: MTHSSENGAMRRPGDGKPSLRERFDALRNLPPFLRQIWSTSPGLTLMTLGLRLVRALLPVATLYVGKLIIDEAVRLVATGPDVDSLAAAWRSGQLDTLFALLALEFALAVGSDLLGRLVSYGDALLSELFTNATSVRLMEHAATLDLEDFEDPDLQDKLDRARRQTMGRMNLMSQLFGQVQDSITVVAFAFGLLVYAPWLIALLAVALVPAFVGEAHFNALSYSLNYAWTPERRQLEYVRQMGASVETAKEVKIFNLHRFLIARYRELAEKFYRASRALARRRAFWGTLLAALGTLGYYVAYGYIAWRTVRGDFSIGDLTFLAGSFLRLRQLLEGLLVGFSQVAGQALYLDDLFSFFRIRPEIVSPPLPRPVPRPIQRGFAFENVGFRYPDAERWALRGLDFELRAGEVLALVGENGAGKTTLVKLLARLYDPDEGRILLDGRDLREYDLDELRANVGVVFQDFVRYHLTAGENIGVGQIDAMHDQGRIRDAARRALADEVIESLPRGYDQLIGRRFKTGVDLSGGQWQKIAIARAYMRDAQVMILDEPTAALDARAEFEVFQRFKELSAQRTAVLISHRFSSVRMADRILVLAEGRLEASGTHAELLAQGGRYAELFELQAAGYR; the protein is encoded by the coding sequence ATGACCCATTCCAGCGAGAACGGCGCAATGCGCCGGCCAGGCGACGGCAAACCCAGCCTGCGCGAACGCTTCGACGCCTTGCGCAACCTGCCGCCGTTCCTGCGCCAGATCTGGAGCACCAGTCCGGGCCTGACCCTGATGACCTTGGGCCTGCGCCTGGTCCGCGCGCTGTTGCCGGTCGCCACCCTCTATGTCGGCAAGCTGATCATCGACGAGGCGGTGCGGCTGGTCGCGACCGGCCCGGACGTGGACTCGTTGGCCGCGGCCTGGCGCAGCGGCCAGCTCGACACCCTGTTCGCCCTGCTGGCGCTGGAGTTTGCCCTGGCGGTCGGCTCCGACCTGCTCGGCCGTCTGGTCAGCTACGGCGATGCGTTGCTGTCGGAGCTGTTCACCAACGCCACCAGCGTGCGCCTGATGGAGCACGCCGCGACCCTGGACCTGGAGGATTTCGAAGACCCGGACCTGCAGGACAAGCTCGACCGCGCCCGCCGCCAGACCATGGGCCGGATGAACCTGATGAGCCAGCTGTTCGGCCAGGTGCAGGACAGCATCACCGTGGTCGCCTTCGCGTTCGGCCTGCTGGTCTATGCGCCGTGGCTGATCGCCCTGCTCGCCGTGGCCCTGGTGCCGGCGTTCGTCGGCGAGGCGCATTTCAACGCGCTGAGCTATTCGCTCAACTACGCCTGGACCCCGGAGCGGCGCCAGCTCGAATACGTGCGCCAGATGGGCGCCAGCGTCGAGACGGCGAAGGAAGTGAAGATCTTCAACCTGCACCGGTTCCTGATCGCGCGCTATCGCGAGCTGGCGGAAAAGTTCTACCGCGCCAGCCGCGCCCTGGCCCGCCGGCGCGCGTTCTGGGGCACGTTGCTGGCCGCGCTGGGCACGCTGGGCTACTACGTCGCTTACGGCTACATCGCCTGGCGCACGGTGCGCGGCGACTTCAGCATCGGCGACCTGACCTTCCTCGCCGGCAGCTTCCTGCGCCTGCGCCAGTTGCTCGAAGGCCTGCTGGTCGGTTTCTCCCAGGTCGCCGGCCAGGCCCTGTACCTGGACGATCTGTTTTCGTTCTTCCGGATCCGTCCCGAGATCGTCTCGCCGCCGCTGCCGCGGCCGGTGCCGCGGCCGATCCAGCGAGGCTTCGCGTTCGAGAACGTCGGCTTCCGCTATCCCGACGCCGAACGCTGGGCGCTGCGCGGGCTGGACTTCGAACTGCGCGCCGGCGAGGTGCTGGCCCTGGTCGGCGAGAACGGCGCCGGCAAGACCACCCTGGTCAAGCTGCTGGCGCGGCTGTACGACCCCGACGAAGGCCGCATCCTGCTCGACGGCCGCGACCTGCGCGAATACGACCTGGACGAACTGCGCGCCAACGTCGGCGTGGTGTTCCAGGATTTCGTCCGCTACCACCTGACCGCCGGCGAGAACATCGGCGTCGGCCAGATCGACGCCATGCACGATCAGGGCCGGATCCGCGATGCGGCGCGGCGCGCCCTGGCCGACGAGGTGATCGAATCGCTGCCGCGCGGCTACGACCAGCTGATCGGACGCCGCTTCAAGACCGGAGTCGACCTGTCCGGCGGGCAATGGCAGAAGATCGCGATCGCCCGCGCCTACATGCGCGACGCCCAGGTCATGATCCTGGACGAGCCGACCGCGGCACTGGACGCGCGCGCCGAATTCGAGGTATTCCAACGCTTCAAGGAGCTGTCGGCGCAACGCACCGCGGTACTGATCTCGCACCGCTTCTCCAGCGTGCGCATGGCCGACCGGATCCTGGTGCTGGCCGAAGGCCGCCTGGAGGCCAGCGGCACCCACGCCGAATTGCTCGCCCAAGGCGGACGTTACGCCGAACTGTTCGAACTGCAGGCGGCCGGCTATCGCTGA
- a CDS encoding Tex family protein, which produces MQDKNAQSAQIAKKIALLIAAEINAQPAQAQAAIGLLDEGATVPFIARYRKEVTGGLDDTQLRDLESRLRYLRELEDRRAAVLESIAEQGKLSDELRADIEAADSKARLEDLYLPYKPKRRTKAQIAREAGLEPLADALLADPMLKPDEFAAGFVSEEKQVADVKAALDGARAILMERWGEDARLVGELRTWLTEVGVIRARVAEGKENEGAKYRDYFDHAESLAKIPSHRLLALFRARREEILFLDLDPGSDAEAGHQQGEGRVAFNAGIRDQGRPADRWLLDCCRLTWRAKLHLHLLLDLFGQAREKAEAEAIDVFGDNLKDLLLAAPAGPRATLGLDPGLRTGVKVAVVDATGKLVATDTIYPHEPRRQWDQSLHALRALCAKHQVELIAIGNGTASRETDKLAGDLIKLAPELTLSKVVVSEAGASVYSASEFAAKEFPGLDVSLRGAVSIARRLQDPLAELVKIEPKAIGVGQYQHDVDQYRLARALDARVEDCVNAVGVYVNTASAALLARVSGLSSTVAENIVRHRDENGPFKSRKSLLKVPRLGEKTFEQCAGFLRIVDGEEPLDASAVHPEAYPVVERIVKQCGREVKQLLGDPQFVRSLKPEQYTDEKFGVPTVRDILKEMEKPGRDPRPEFKAAKFADGVEELKDLQVGMILEGVISNVAAFGAFVDIGVHQDGLIHISALSDKYVKDPREVVKAGDVVKVRVLEVDIARKRIALTRRLDDPLPTAPRAPGERSERPDRNAGRGHDRGGRREPHARGGSFSPPGKAAAAPLGGALADAFARAKQKS; this is translated from the coding sequence ATGCAAGACAAGAACGCGCAGTCCGCACAGATCGCCAAGAAGATCGCCCTGCTCATCGCGGCCGAGATCAACGCCCAGCCCGCCCAGGCCCAGGCCGCGATCGGCCTGCTCGACGAAGGCGCCACCGTGCCCTTCATCGCCCGCTACCGCAAAGAGGTGACCGGCGGGCTCGACGACACCCAGTTGCGCGACCTGGAAAGCCGCCTGCGCTATCTGCGCGAGCTGGAAGACCGCCGCGCCGCGGTGCTGGAGAGCATCGCCGAGCAGGGCAAGCTGAGCGACGAGCTGCGCGCCGACATCGAGGCCGCCGACAGCAAGGCGCGCCTGGAAGACCTGTACCTGCCGTACAAGCCCAAGCGCCGGACCAAGGCCCAGATCGCCCGCGAGGCCGGGCTGGAACCGCTGGCCGACGCGTTGCTGGCCGATCCCATGCTCAAGCCCGACGAGTTCGCCGCCGGTTTCGTCAGCGAGGAGAAGCAGGTCGCCGACGTCAAGGCGGCGCTGGACGGCGCGCGCGCGATCCTGATGGAGCGTTGGGGCGAAGACGCCCGGCTGGTCGGCGAACTGCGCACCTGGCTGACCGAGGTCGGGGTGATCCGCGCCCGCGTCGCCGAGGGCAAGGAGAACGAAGGCGCCAAGTACCGCGACTACTTCGACCATGCCGAGTCGCTGGCCAAGATTCCCTCGCACCGGCTGCTGGCGCTGTTCCGCGCCCGCCGCGAGGAGATCCTGTTCCTCGACCTGGATCCGGGCAGCGATGCCGAAGCCGGGCACCAGCAGGGCGAGGGACGGGTCGCGTTCAACGCCGGCATCCGCGATCAGGGCCGACCGGCCGATCGCTGGCTGCTCGACTGCTGCCGCCTGACCTGGCGCGCCAAGCTGCACCTGCACCTGTTGCTGGACCTGTTCGGCCAGGCGCGCGAGAAGGCCGAGGCCGAGGCCATCGACGTGTTCGGCGACAACCTCAAGGACCTGCTGCTGGCCGCGCCGGCCGGCCCGCGCGCGACCCTGGGCCTGGACCCGGGCCTGCGCACCGGGGTCAAGGTCGCGGTGGTCGACGCCACCGGCAAGCTGGTCGCCACCGACACCATCTACCCGCACGAGCCGCGCCGGCAGTGGGACCAGTCGCTGCACGCACTGCGCGCGCTGTGCGCCAAGCATCAGGTCGAACTGATCGCGATCGGCAACGGCACCGCCTCGCGCGAGACCGACAAGCTCGCCGGCGACCTGATCAAGCTCGCGCCCGAACTCACGCTGAGCAAGGTCGTGGTCAGCGAGGCCGGCGCCTCGGTGTACTCGGCGTCCGAATTCGCGGCCAAAGAATTCCCGGGCCTCGACGTCAGCCTGCGCGGCGCGGTGTCGATCGCCCGGCGCCTGCAGGACCCGCTGGCCGAACTGGTCAAGATCGAGCCCAAGGCGATCGGCGTCGGCCAGTACCAGCACGACGTCGACCAGTACCGCCTGGCGCGCGCGCTGGACGCGCGGGTCGAGGATTGCGTGAACGCGGTCGGCGTGTACGTCAACACCGCCTCGGCGGCGCTGCTGGCACGGGTGTCCGGCCTGTCGTCGACGGTGGCCGAGAACATCGTCCGCCACCGCGACGAGAACGGCCCGTTCAAGTCGCGCAAGTCGCTGCTCAAGGTACCGCGCCTGGGCGAGAAGACCTTCGAACAATGCGCCGGATTCCTGCGCATCGTCGACGGCGAGGAGCCGCTGGACGCCTCGGCGGTGCACCCGGAGGCTTATCCGGTGGTCGAGCGCATCGTCAAGCAATGCGGCCGCGAGGTGAAGCAGTTGCTCGGCGATCCGCAGTTCGTGCGCAGCCTCAAGCCGGAGCAGTACACCGACGAGAAGTTCGGCGTGCCGACGGTGCGCGACATCCTCAAGGAAATGGAAAAGCCCGGCCGCGATCCGCGTCCGGAGTTCAAGGCGGCCAAGTTCGCCGACGGCGTGGAGGAGCTCAAGGACCTGCAGGTCGGGATGATCCTGGAAGGGGTGATCAGCAACGTCGCCGCGTTCGGCGCCTTCGTCGACATCGGCGTGCACCAGGACGGGCTGATCCACATCTCGGCGTTGTCGGACAAGTACGTCAAGGATCCGCGCGAGGTGGTCAAGGCCGGCGACGTGGTCAAGGTGCGGGTGCTGGAGGTCGACATCGCGCGCAAGCGCATCGCCCTGACTCGCCGCCTCGACGATCCGTTGCCGACGGCGCCGCGCGCGCCGGGCGAGCGCAGCGAGCGCCCGGACCGCAACGCCGGCCGCGGCCACGACCGCGGCGGCCGACGCGAGCCGCACGCGCGCGGCGGTTCGTTCTCGCCGCCGGGCAAGGCCGCCGCGGCGCCGCTGGGCGGTGCGCTGGCCGACGCTTTCGCGCGGGCCAAGCAGAAGAGCTGA
- a CDS encoding PQQ-dependent sugar dehydrogenase, with the protein MTAVRPAPMFRRAALALSLIAALAACQRGQDAVAATAQPAPKQQAAHRVDSERGPVQVVEVATGLEHPWAVALLPDGGFLVTERAGRLRRVGADGAISAPIGGVPAVWAQGQGGLLDVILAPDFASSRRIYLSYAEPGPDGSAGTAVASATLGEAALSEVKTIYRQQPKLEGPNHFGSRLAFDRQGHLFVSQGERQQRMAAQELDKLQGKLVRLNADGSVPADNPFVGRDGARPEIWSYGHRNMQSLALDPRTGALWEAEHGPRGGDEINRPQAGKNYGWPIVTHGIDYSGLKISEAEGKEKPGMESPYHVWEKSPALSGMAFYVNQPQSPWNDSLFLGALADGSLIRLSLDGDKIVAEERLLKELDWRIRDVRVSADGKVFVLTDESDGKLLRLDPPAAK; encoded by the coding sequence ATGACCGCCGTCCGACCCGCACCGATGTTCCGCCGCGCCGCCCTCGCCCTGAGCCTGATCGCTGCCCTGGCCGCCTGCCAGCGCGGCCAGGACGCGGTCGCGGCGACCGCGCAGCCGGCGCCGAAGCAGCAGGCCGCGCACCGCGTCGACAGCGAACGCGGGCCGGTGCAGGTGGTCGAGGTCGCGACCGGCCTGGAGCACCCCTGGGCGGTAGCGCTGCTGCCCGACGGCGGCTTCCTGGTCACCGAGCGCGCCGGCCGCCTGCGCCGGGTCGGTGCCGACGGCGCGATCTCCGCGCCGATCGGCGGCGTACCGGCGGTGTGGGCGCAGGGCCAGGGCGGCCTGCTCGACGTGATCCTGGCGCCGGACTTCGCCTCCAGCCGACGCATCTACCTCAGCTACGCCGAACCCGGCCCGGACGGCAGCGCCGGCACCGCGGTGGCCTCGGCCACGCTCGGCGAGGCCGCGCTGAGCGAGGTCAAGACGATCTACCGCCAGCAGCCCAAACTGGAGGGACCGAACCACTTCGGCTCGCGTCTGGCCTTCGACCGCCAGGGCCATCTTTTCGTCAGCCAGGGCGAGCGCCAGCAGCGCATGGCTGCGCAGGAGCTGGACAAGCTGCAGGGCAAGCTGGTGCGGCTCAACGCCGACGGCAGCGTGCCCGCCGACAACCCCTTCGTCGGCCGCGACGGCGCGCGCCCGGAGATCTGGAGCTACGGCCACCGCAACATGCAGTCGCTGGCGCTCGATCCGCGCACCGGCGCCCTGTGGGAGGCCGAACACGGCCCGCGCGGCGGCGACGAAATCAATCGGCCGCAGGCCGGCAAGAATTACGGCTGGCCGATCGTCACCCACGGCATCGACTACAGCGGATTGAAGATTTCCGAGGCCGAAGGCAAGGAAAAACCGGGCATGGAATCGCCCTACCACGTCTGGGAAAAATCGCCGGCCTTGTCGGGCATGGCCTTCTACGTCAACCAACCGCAGTCGCCGTGGAACGACAGCCTGTTCCTGGGCGCGCTGGCCGACGGCAGCCTGATCCGGCTGAGCCTGGACGGCGACAAGATCGTCGCCGAAGAACGGCTGCTGAAAGAGTTGGACTGGCGCATCCGCGACGTGCGCGTCTCGGCCGACGGCAAAGTGTTCGTGCTGACCGACGAAAGCGACGGCAAGCTGCTGCGGCTGGATCCGCCGGCGGCCAAGTAA
- a CDS encoding ferredoxin--NADP reductase, which yields MSSAFGTETVLDVRHWTDDYFSFTTTRDDGFRFENGQFVMIGLQVEQADGSTKPLLRAYSIASANWEEQLEFFSIKVPNGPLTSRLKSIQPGDSVLIGRKPTGTLLIHDLHPGRNLYLLGTGTGFAPWLSVIKDPETYERFENVVLCHGVRSEQDLAYRDYIVNELPRHEFLGEQIAAKLKYYPAVSREGFVFDGRDQRGRLTEMMDSGRMADQLGLPALDAEHDRAMICGSPQMLADFREILDRRGFAAAPRIGTPGQYVFERAFVEK from the coding sequence ATGTCCTCCGCTTTTGGCACCGAGACGGTGCTGGACGTCCGTCACTGGACCGACGACTACTTCAGCTTCACCACTACCCGCGACGACGGCTTCCGCTTCGAGAACGGCCAGTTCGTGATGATCGGCCTGCAGGTCGAACAGGCGGACGGCTCGACCAAGCCGCTGCTGCGCGCCTATTCGATCGCCAGCGCGAACTGGGAAGAACAACTGGAGTTCTTCAGCATCAAGGTGCCCAACGGCCCGCTGACCTCGCGCCTGAAGTCGATCCAGCCCGGCGACAGCGTGCTGATCGGACGCAAGCCGACCGGCACCCTGCTGATCCACGACCTGCACCCCGGCCGCAACCTGTATCTGCTCGGCACCGGCACCGGCTTCGCGCCGTGGCTGTCGGTGATCAAGGACCCGGAAACCTACGAACGCTTCGAGAACGTGGTGCTGTGCCACGGCGTACGCAGCGAGCAGGACCTGGCCTACCGCGACTACATCGTCAACGAGCTGCCGCGCCACGAGTTCCTCGGCGAGCAGATCGCGGCCAAGCTGAAGTACTACCCGGCGGTCAGCCGCGAGGGCTTCGTGTTCGACGGCCGCGACCAGCGCGGCCGCCTGACCGAGATGATGGACAGCGGCCGGATGGCCGACCAGCTCGGCCTGCCGGCGCTGGACGCCGAGCACGACCGGGCGATGATCTGCGGCAGCCCGCAGATGCTGGCCGACTTCCGCGAGATCCTCGACCGCCGCGGCTTCGCCGCCGCGCCGCGGATCGGCACGCCGGGCCAGTACGTGTTCGAGCGCGCCTTCGTCGAGAAGTGA
- a CDS encoding fumarate hydratase, whose amino-acid sequence MSGPVVVRQDDLIQSVADALQYISYYHPVDYIKNLAAAYEREESPAAKDAIAQILINSRMCAEGHRPICQDTGIVTVFLGIGMDVRWSGADGGSATMGVEDMVNEGVRRAYNHPDNKLRASVLADPAGKRANTKDNTPAVVNVKVVPGNTVDVIVAAKGGGSEAKSKFAMLNPSDSIVDWVLKTVPTMGAGWCPPGMLGIGIGGTAEKAMLLAKESLMEPIDITDLQARGASNRAEELRLELYEKVNALGIGAQGLGGLTTVLDIKVKDYPTHAANLPVAMIPNCAATRHAHFTLDGSGPVMLDPPSLEDWPKLTYDSSKGRRVDLDTVTAEDVASWKPGEVLLLNGKLLTGRDAAHKRIVDMLNKGEPLPVDFKGRFIYYVGPVDPVRDEVVGPAGPTTATRMDKFTEQVLAQTGLLGMVGKAERGPTAIEAIQKHKSVYLMAVGGAAYLVSKAIKASRVVGFADLGMEAIYEFTVQDMPVTVAVDSAGESVHKTGPKEWQARISGGRLGKIPVVVE is encoded by the coding sequence GTGTCGGGCCCGGTCGTCGTCCGCCAGGACGACCTGATCCAGTCCGTCGCCGACGCCCTGCAGTACATCAGCTACTACCACCCGGTCGACTACATCAAGAACCTCGCCGCCGCCTACGAGCGCGAGGAATCGCCTGCGGCCAAGGACGCGATCGCGCAGATTCTGATCAATTCGCGCATGTGCGCCGAAGGCCACCGGCCGATCTGCCAGGACACCGGCATCGTCACCGTGTTCCTGGGGATCGGCATGGACGTGCGCTGGAGCGGTGCCGATGGAGGCAGCGCCACCATGGGCGTGGAGGACATGGTCAACGAAGGCGTGCGCCGCGCCTACAACCACCCCGACAACAAGCTGCGCGCCAGCGTGCTGGCCGATCCGGCCGGCAAGCGCGCCAACACGAAAGACAACACGCCCGCGGTGGTCAACGTCAAGGTCGTGCCGGGCAATACGGTGGACGTGATCGTCGCCGCCAAGGGCGGCGGCTCGGAGGCCAAGTCCAAGTTCGCCATGCTCAACCCGTCCGACTCGATCGTCGACTGGGTGCTCAAGACCGTGCCGACCATGGGCGCGGGCTGGTGCCCGCCGGGCATGCTCGGCATCGGCATCGGCGGCACCGCCGAGAAGGCGATGCTGCTGGCCAAGGAATCGCTTATGGAGCCGATCGACATCACTGACCTGCAAGCGCGCGGCGCCAGCAATCGCGCCGAAGAACTGCGCCTGGAGCTGTACGAGAAGGTCAACGCGCTCGGCATCGGCGCGCAGGGCCTGGGCGGCCTGACCACGGTGCTCGACATCAAGGTCAAGGACTATCCGACCCACGCCGCCAACCTGCCGGTGGCGATGATCCCGAACTGCGCCGCCACCCGCCACGCGCATTTCACCCTCGACGGCAGCGGCCCGGTCATGCTCGACCCGCCGTCGCTGGAAGATTGGCCGAAGCTGACCTACGACTCGTCCAAGGGCCGTCGCGTCGATCTCGACACCGTCACCGCCGAGGATGTCGCGAGCTGGAAGCCCGGCGAAGTGCTGTTGCTCAACGGCAAGCTGCTGACCGGCCGCGATGCCGCGCACAAGCGCATCGTCGATATGCTCAACAAGGGCGAGCCGCTGCCGGTCGACTTCAAGGGCCGCTTCATCTACTACGTCGGCCCGGTCGATCCGGTGCGCGACGAAGTCGTCGGCCCGGCCGGCCCGACCACCGCCACGCGCATGGACAAGTTCACCGAACAGGTGCTGGCGCAGACCGGCCTGCTCGGCATGGTCGGCAAGGCCGAGCGCGGCCCGACCGCGATCGAGGCGATCCAGAAGCACAAGTCGGTCTATCTGATGGCGGTCGGCGGCGCGGCTTACCTGGTGTCGAAGGCGATCAAGGCCTCGCGCGTGGTCGGCTTCGCCGACCTCGGCATGGAGGCGATCTACGAATTCACCGTGCAGGACATGCCGGTGACGGTCGCGGTCGACAGCGCCGGCGAGTCGGTGCACAAGACCGGCCCGAAGGAATGGCAGGCGCGGATTTCGGGCGGAAGGCTCGGCAAGATCCCGGTGGTGGTCGAATAG
- a CDS encoding DUF456 domain-containing protein codes for MDLQTLYYILAGVLVVIGIVGTVLPALPGLPLVFGGMVLAAWASDFEKVGWVTLVVLGLLTALSLGIDFLATAMGAKRVGASKLALIGSVIGTFAGLAFGLIGVFVGPFVGALVGELIHTRELSKATQVGVGTWVGIVVGTVLKFGLAFAMVGLFALAWFF; via the coding sequence ATGGATTTGCAGACACTTTATTACATATTGGCCGGCGTCCTGGTGGTGATCGGAATCGTCGGCACGGTACTCCCCGCCCTGCCCGGCCTGCCGCTGGTGTTCGGCGGCATGGTCCTGGCCGCCTGGGCCTCGGATTTCGAGAAAGTCGGCTGGGTCACCCTGGTCGTGCTGGGCCTGCTGACCGCGCTGTCCCTGGGGATCGACTTCCTGGCCACGGCGATGGGGGCCAAACGGGTCGGCGCCAGCAAGCTGGCCCTGATCGGCTCGGTGATCGGCACCTTCGCCGGCCTGGCCTTCGGCCTGATCGGGGTGTTCGTCGGTCCCTTCGTCGGCGCGCTGGTCGGCGAACTGATCCACACCCGCGAGTTGTCCAAGGCGACCCAGGTCGGGGTCGGCACCTGGGTCGGCATCGTCGTCGGCACCGTGCTCAAGTTCGGCCTGGCCTTCGCCATGGTCGGCCTGTTCGCGCTGGCGTGGTTCTTCTGA
- a CDS encoding M35 family metallo-endopeptidase gives MKLRFLPVVSAGAVLTGAIAAAVAAPGAAQNNPLRVGLVAVTGAADDFLGAVEISITNTGRKAVRLPKWQLPSDEFDARLFDISYGGKPVAYEGALVKRGLPAAEDFAILQPGETYRRTIDLSAGYDLSRTGQYVVRFNAPLQHASTSDRTMLRQGNGLAMSAQSVPLSLWVDGLDQLGGSKVAAAAKKPIGPTAVVNGVNYVGCTTSRISAAGQAVVSARGYSENAKGYLVGGSFGPRYTSWFGAYTDSRYATARQHFVSIDQAMDQNSGQITINCGCSSSAYAYVYPNQPYQIYVCNAFWSAPQTGTDSKAGTLIHEMSHFTVVAGTDDHAYGQGAAQNLANTNPAAALDNADNHEYFAENTPFQN, from the coding sequence ATGAAACTTCGCTTCCTGCCCGTGGTGTCCGCCGGCGCCGTCCTCACCGGCGCCATCGCCGCCGCCGTCGCCGCGCCGGGCGCGGCCCAGAACAATCCGCTGCGCGTGGGCCTGGTCGCGGTGACCGGCGCCGCCGACGATTTCCTCGGCGCGGTCGAAATCAGCATCACCAACACCGGCCGCAAGGCGGTGCGCCTGCCCAAGTGGCAGTTGCCTTCGGACGAGTTCGACGCGCGCCTGTTCGACATCAGCTACGGCGGCAAGCCGGTCGCCTACGAGGGCGCCCTGGTCAAGCGCGGCCTGCCCGCCGCCGAAGACTTCGCGATCCTGCAGCCGGGCGAGACTTATCGCCGCACCATCGATCTGTCGGCCGGCTACGACCTGTCGCGCACCGGCCAGTACGTGGTTCGCTTCAATGCGCCGCTGCAACACGCCTCGACCTCCGACCGCACCATGCTGCGCCAGGGCAACGGCCTGGCGATGAGCGCGCAGAGCGTGCCGCTGAGCCTGTGGGTGGACGGCCTGGACCAGCTCGGCGGCAGCAAGGTCGCCGCGGCGGCGAAGAAGCCGATCGGCCCGACCGCGGTGGTCAACGGCGTCAACTACGTCGGCTGCACCACGTCGCGCATCAGCGCCGCCGGCCAGGCGGTGGTGTCGGCGCGCGGCTATTCCGAGAACGCCAAGGGGTATCTCGTCGGCGGCTCGTTCGGCCCGCGCTACACCAGCTGGTTCGGCGCCTACACCGACAGCCGCTACGCCACCGCGCGCCAGCACTTCGTTTCGATCGACCAGGCGATGGACCAGAACAGCGGCCAGATCACCATCAACTGCGGCTGCAGCAGCAGCGCCTACGCCTACGTGTACCCGAACCAGCCGTACCAGATCTATGTCTGCAACGCGTTCTGGAGCGCGCCGCAGACCGGCACCGATTCCAAGGCCGGCACCCTGATCCACGAGATGAGCCACTTCACCGTGGTCGCCGGCACCGACGATCACGCCTACGGCCAGGGCGCGGCGCAGAACCTGGCCAACACCAACCCCGCCGCGGCGCTGGACAACGCCGACAACCACGAGTATTTCGCCGAAAACACGCCGTTCCAGAACTGA
- a CDS encoding cold-shock protein, whose amino-acid sequence MSAKETGTVKWFNDAKGFGFISRENGEDVFVHFRAIQTQGFKSLKEGQKVSFTVVQGQKGLQADAVEPI is encoded by the coding sequence ATGTCCGCGAAAGAAACCGGAACCGTCAAGTGGTTCAACGACGCCAAGGGTTTTGGCTTTATCAGCCGTGAAAACGGCGAAGACGTATTCGTGCATTTCCGCGCGATCCAGACCCAGGGCTTCAAGAGCCTGAAGGAAGGCCAGAAGGTCTCGTTCACCGTCGTCCAGGGCCAGAAGGGCCTGCAGGCCGACGCGGTCGAGCCGATCTGA
- a CDS encoding phospholipase A translates to MTPALPRTRLLPCLLLTVLPAAAGAQEIKPQPATPEACVAIANGADRLACYDTALGRGADGVRAADIAAKEAKAIQRNLELGDQIEAAPSPGLAEPARRKAGSSDLFSHEEEALDSAIANAGKGGLLDSRWELAKDSKLGVFNFRAYKPVYLLPAFWSSKPNVLPHSPNPRNTVTDPQSLKDVEAKFQVSFKTKAVENLFGDNGDIWMGYTQSSRWQVYNGEDSRPFRETNYEPEVMLVFRNNYRIGGWNGRMAGIGINHQSNGRADPFSRSWNRVIGQVGWDRENWAVIARPWWRLSDGNDDDNPDIEDYIGRGDLTIVHTRGGHEFSLMARHSLRGGDRSHGALQFDWGFPIHNQLRGHLQIFDGYGESLIDYNHRATYVGLGISLLEWY, encoded by the coding sequence ATGACCCCTGCCTTGCCCCGAACCCGCCTGCTGCCCTGCCTGCTGCTGACCGTCCTGCCCGCCGCGGCCGGCGCGCAGGAAATCAAGCCGCAGCCGGCCACGCCCGAAGCTTGCGTGGCGATCGCCAACGGCGCCGACCGGCTGGCCTGCTACGACACCGCCCTGGGCCGCGGCGCCGATGGCGTACGCGCGGCCGATATCGCCGCCAAGGAAGCCAAGGCGATCCAGCGCAACCTGGAGCTGGGCGACCAGATCGAAGCCGCGCCCTCGCCGGGCCTGGCCGAACCGGCCCGGCGCAAGGCCGGCAGCAGCGACCTTTTCAGTCACGAAGAGGAGGCGCTGGACAGCGCGATCGCCAACGCCGGCAAGGGCGGCCTGCTCGACAGCCGCTGGGAACTGGCCAAGGACTCCAAGCTGGGCGTGTTCAACTTCCGCGCCTACAAGCCGGTGTACCTGCTGCCGGCGTTCTGGAGCAGCAAGCCCAACGTGCTGCCGCATTCGCCGAACCCGCGCAACACGGTGACCGATCCGCAATCGCTGAAGGACGTCGAGGCCAAGTTCCAGGTCAGCTTCAAGACCAAGGCGGTGGAGAACCTGTTCGGCGACAACGGCGATATCTGGATGGGCTATACCCAATCCTCGCGCTGGCAGGTCTACAACGGCGAGGACTCGCGCCCGTTCCGCGAGACCAATTACGAACCGGAAGTGATGCTGGTGTTCCGCAACAACTACCGCATCGGCGGCTGGAACGGGCGCATGGCCGGGATCGGCATCAACCACCAGTCCAACGGCCGCGCCGACCCGTTCTCGCGCAGCTGGAACCGGGTGATCGGCCAGGTCGGCTGGGACCGCGAGAACTGGGCGGTGATCGCGCGGCCGTGGTGGCGCCTGTCGGACGGCAACGACGACGACAATCCGGACATCGAGGATTACATCGGCCGCGGCGATCTCACCATCGTCCATACCCGCGGCGGCCATGAGTTCTCGCTGATGGCCCGGCATTCGCTGCGCGGCGGCGACCGCTCGCACGGCGCGCTGCAGTTCGACTGGGGATTCCCGATCCACAACCAGCTACGCGGCCACCTGCAGATCTTCGACGGTTACGGCGAGAGCCTGATCGACTACAACCATCGCGCGACCTACGTCGGCCTGGGCATCTCCTTGCTGGAGTGGTACTGA